In Treponema primitia ZAS-2, a genomic segment contains:
- a CDS encoding N-acyl-D-amino-acid deacylase family protein, with product MYDVILKNGFVINGSGNPGIFTDVAVQDGKIAIVGKLPQGAEARETLDVRGLTVCPGLVDPHLHEELPLLDGTSMETYIREGIATVVNGNCGHSITPGKHDSILRYMYENGLQNETGYKKLIHALTPWSDFSGYCKALNAKKPPLNSSLLLGYGTIRWTVMGGSKDRRPTAEEERQIFEVIEEGMKQGAAGISTGLAYIPCRYADYEELRKVCEIVAKYDGVYASHIRYEIGHLNAVRECIDLGRDTGVRVQISHLTPTSLESYRAIAEARKEGIEIAVDTIPKSSGHCMKKDRFIRFVCATVSEMFNMTDDEFRKAAQTPEGRKLTLSSVLFNDPNIRLIRTSVPEYENQSIDDLAKKEGRDPAEMLLDIICNDTIDCLIWTGGLNRNDFSGKPYDPEVWGNPVIMAGSDRIFGDADDPYSWYELFRPGSMPNFINNMTGCGVSLEEVIRHVTSLPAQQFRLSGRGLLLPGYAADIFVMNREEYRFPDNQEVDYNNPLAMAKGVYHVLINGTFALKNKKYLSSGSGMTLGPNGRIL from the coding sequence ATGTACGATGTGATATTAAAAAACGGTTTTGTAATAAACGGTTCCGGTAACCCCGGCATTTTTACTGATGTGGCGGTACAGGACGGAAAGATCGCCATTGTAGGAAAACTGCCCCAGGGCGCGGAGGCCCGGGAGACCCTGGATGTCCGGGGGCTTACGGTGTGTCCGGGTCTTGTGGATCCCCATTTGCACGAGGAACTGCCTCTCCTGGACGGGACCTCCATGGAAACCTACATCCGCGAGGGTATCGCCACTGTGGTAAACGGGAACTGCGGCCATTCGATAACTCCGGGCAAACACGACAGCATCCTTCGCTATATGTACGAAAATGGCCTTCAAAACGAGACAGGCTATAAAAAACTGATCCATGCCCTCACCCCATGGAGCGATTTTTCAGGCTACTGCAAGGCCCTGAACGCAAAAAAACCTCCCCTTAACTCCTCTCTGCTTTTGGGGTATGGAACTATTCGCTGGACCGTCATGGGAGGTTCCAAGGACCGGCGCCCCACCGCCGAGGAGGAACGCCAAATTTTCGAAGTCATTGAGGAAGGGATGAAACAGGGCGCCGCGGGAATATCCACCGGGCTCGCGTATATTCCCTGCCGCTACGCTGATTACGAAGAACTCCGAAAGGTATGTGAGATTGTCGCCAAATACGACGGAGTGTACGCCTCCCACATCCGTTACGAAATCGGCCATCTCAACGCCGTCAGGGAATGTATTGACCTGGGCCGGGATACAGGGGTGCGGGTACAAATATCCCACCTGACTCCCACCAGCCTGGAAAGCTACCGGGCCATAGCCGAAGCCCGCAAAGAAGGCATAGAAATCGCCGTGGATACCATCCCAAAATCCAGCGGCCATTGTATGAAAAAAGATCGCTTCATCCGTTTTGTCTGCGCCACGGTCTCGGAAATGTTCAACATGACCGACGATGAATTCCGGAAGGCTGCGCAAACCCCGGAAGGAAGAAAACTTACCCTGTCCAGCGTACTCTTTAACGATCCTAATATCCGTTTAATCCGAACCTCCGTTCCGGAATACGAAAATCAAAGCATTGATGATCTGGCTAAAAAGGAAGGTCGGGATCCTGCGGAAATGCTCCTGGACATTATCTGTAATGATACGATCGACTGTCTTATCTGGACCGGCGGGCTTAACCGCAATGATTTTTCCGGCAAGCCCTACGATCCTGAAGTATGGGGGAATCCGGTAATTATGGCCGGCAGCGATCGTATCTTCGGAGACGCCGATGATCCCTATTCCTGGTACGAGCTTTTCAGGCCCGGCTCCATGCCTAATTTTATCAACAATATGACCGGCTGCGGAGTTTCCCTGGAGGAAGTAATCCGCCACGTAACATCCCTGCCGGCCCAGCAGTTCCGATTATCAGGCAGAGGGCTGCTCCTGCCGGGTTATGCCGCGGATATCTTCGTGATGAACAGAGAGGAATACCGTTTCCCGGACAACCAGGAAGTGGACTACAACAATCCCCTGGCCATGGCCAAGGGCGTATACCATGTGTTGATCAACGGAACGTTCGCCTTAAAAAACAAAAAATACTTGTCCTCTGGTTCCGGGATGACCCTCGGCCCCAATGGCAGGATTTTATAA
- a CDS encoding dipeptidase: protein MGLNKKYDGYKAWGYLTPGDDYQDFGMIDTNGLWPGMKPFYFPLTADQEKRVEKIAADNIIISLHDHPCLFPKDMNQVFAYNREGREACAYEALSQSYLDAVFDNMMDGTCTITSKGGWKWSDIIADIGIRLCDLAHQKFLIKAEKVEDIERAHREGKLAWVGAIEGAAPIENELDRIDILYGLGIRLLGVTYSEGNQLGSGIKEKNDGGLTIFGEKAVERMNKVGMAIDCSHVGVKTTLDTIRVSKKPIFITHCGARALWDINRLAPDDVIKACADKGGVIGIEAAPHTTITKNNNAEHCVESVMEHFEYVKNLVGIDHVTFGPDTLYGDHVGLHDAFAQHLSIKQTSSGVQHPKMPYVRGFENPTEASKNIVRYLVMKNYSDTDIAKAVGGNVLRVLKEVWA from the coding sequence ATGGGACTAAACAAAAAATACGATGGGTATAAAGCCTGGGGATATCTGACCCCCGGGGATGACTACCAGGACTTCGGGATGATCGACACCAATGGTCTCTGGCCGGGAATGAAACCTTTTTATTTCCCACTGACCGCAGATCAAGAGAAACGGGTAGAAAAAATAGCGGCGGATAATATTATTATCTCCCTCCATGATCACCCCTGCCTCTTCCCAAAGGACATGAACCAGGTCTTCGCCTATAACCGGGAAGGCCGGGAAGCTTGCGCTTATGAAGCGCTTTCCCAGTCATATCTGGACGCGGTTTTCGATAACATGATGGACGGGACCTGTACCATCACATCCAAGGGCGGCTGGAAATGGTCGGACATCATTGCCGATATCGGGATCCGCCTTTGCGATCTTGCCCACCAGAAATTCCTTATCAAGGCCGAAAAAGTTGAGGATATTGAACGGGCTCACCGGGAGGGCAAACTCGCCTGGGTTGGCGCCATCGAAGGAGCGGCCCCCATTGAGAACGAACTGGATCGCATCGACATACTCTATGGCCTTGGAATCCGCCTCTTGGGGGTAACCTATTCGGAAGGAAACCAATTGGGCAGCGGAATCAAGGAAAAGAATGACGGTGGACTCACCATTTTTGGTGAAAAAGCAGTTGAACGGATGAACAAAGTCGGTATGGCCATTGACTGTTCCCATGTGGGCGTAAAAACCACCCTGGACACTATCCGGGTCAGCAAGAAACCTATTTTTATCACCCACTGCGGCGCCCGGGCGCTCTGGGATATTAACCGCCTGGCTCCGGATGATGTTATCAAAGCCTGCGCCGACAAGGGAGGCGTCATCGGCATTGAAGCGGCCCCTCACACCACCATTACCAAGAATAATAACGCGGAACATTGTGTGGAATCGGTAATGGAACATTTTGAATATGTGAAAAACCTGGTGGGCATTGATCATGTGACCTTTGGACCGGACACCCTTTATGGAGACCACGTGGGACTCCATGACGCCTTTGCCCAGCATCTTTCGATTAAACAGACATCCAGCGGGGTCCAGCATCCAAAAATGCCCTATGTCCGGGGATTTGAGAATCCCACCGAGGCCTCCAAGAATATCGTCCGCTATCTGGTGATGAAAAATTATTCCGATACGGACATTGCAAAAGCGGTCGGAGGAAATGTCCTCCGGGTATTAAAGGAAGTATGGGCGTAA
- a CDS encoding ABC transporter substrate-binding protein produces MSTNKKFTLGILLGMALILTLGSCGGSGKASGSSGKVRLSVGITADPDTLNPIVSRDRAGNWLGCIQYPTLLKRGTDASMQPYGADSFSISPDGLEVTFNLRKDLKWSDGTPFTSADVAYTKYLVGDLRLANFASSFDIVTETLTPDDHTIIFKLSTPSYVFVGSIGPWMKIIPKHVWEKISDPGTYLNDTNVVAMGPFLMTEAKRGEYYIYKAVDSWFQAPGAGKPAVDELVFRVYPDINAMVIAVQSGEIDFTAKEIPFDSAEALKSQGFIIESNESLGYTHTSFNASSEFLRDVNLRRALAAAIDKKTIIQFAIKNEGEVMDSIISPVFGDLPSKSPAAKYPTYNPNTAKQILADAGYRDTDGDGILNAPRGGKNVSFSMMYDGNDIVVKNSSDIVYQNYKDIGIDLKLLPMEKTTYTEKLKVKDFDSWLGNWGIMEVLNGDMNVVYESNSAMYYYGIPFADIDASLLTIKEAGTYDQIVVGIHQFEEAMAAECIAIPIFVQHFAYPHNTKYVGFEVYPSDLGGIIDPQGMANVRPAKSTTSP; encoded by the coding sequence ATGAGTACGAACAAGAAATTCACCCTGGGAATTCTACTGGGCATGGCCCTGATTCTCACCCTCGGTTCCTGCGGCGGAAGCGGAAAGGCTTCCGGCTCCTCAGGAAAAGTGCGGCTATCCGTGGGCATCACCGCGGATCCTGACACCTTAAATCCCATCGTTTCCCGCGATCGGGCAGGCAACTGGCTTGGCTGTATCCAGTACCCAACTCTTTTAAAGAGGGGTACTGACGCTTCCATGCAGCCCTATGGCGCCGACAGTTTTTCTATCAGCCCCGATGGGCTTGAGGTGACTTTTAACCTCAGAAAGGATCTTAAATGGTCCGATGGAACCCCCTTTACCTCAGCCGATGTGGCGTACACAAAGTACCTAGTCGGGGATCTCAGGCTCGCCAATTTTGCCAGCAGTTTTGATATAGTAACAGAAACGCTGACGCCGGATGATCATACCATCATCTTTAAGCTGAGTACCCCTTCCTACGTGTTTGTGGGAAGCATCGGCCCCTGGATGAAGATAATCCCCAAGCATGTGTGGGAAAAAATCAGCGATCCCGGAACCTATCTGAACGATACGAATGTAGTCGCCATGGGCCCGTTCCTTATGACAGAGGCCAAACGGGGCGAATACTATATCTACAAGGCGGTGGATAGCTGGTTCCAGGCGCCCGGCGCCGGAAAACCTGCGGTGGATGAACTTGTCTTCCGGGTTTATCCGGATATCAACGCCATGGTTATTGCCGTGCAAAGTGGCGAAATTGATTTTACCGCCAAAGAAATTCCCTTTGACTCCGCTGAGGCGCTCAAATCCCAGGGCTTTATTATCGAAAGCAACGAAAGCCTGGGGTATACCCACACCTCCTTTAACGCCTCCAGCGAATTCCTGAGGGATGTCAATCTGCGGAGGGCCCTGGCAGCGGCTATCGACAAAAAAACTATCATACAGTTTGCCATTAAAAATGAAGGAGAAGTAATGGACAGCATCATTTCTCCGGTTTTTGGAGATCTGCCCAGCAAATCCCCGGCGGCGAAATATCCCACCTATAATCCCAATACGGCAAAACAGATACTCGCCGACGCAGGCTATCGGGATACTGACGGCGACGGTATCCTGAATGCCCCCAGAGGCGGCAAGAATGTCTCTTTCAGTATGATGTACGACGGTAACGATATTGTGGTAAAGAACAGTTCCGATATTGTCTATCAGAATTACAAAGATATCGGCATAGATCTCAAACTTCTCCCAATGGAAAAAACCACCTATACTGAAAAGCTCAAGGTCAAGGATTTTGATTCCTGGCTTGGAAACTGGGGTATCATGGAAGTCCTGAACGGCGATATGAATGTGGTGTATGAATCAAACTCGGCAATGTATTACTATGGCATTCCATTTGCTGATATCGATGCATCCCTTTTGACTATAAAAGAAGCGGGAACCTATGATCAGATAGTGGTCGGCATCCATCAGTTTGAAGAAGCCATGGCAGCCGAATGTATCGCCATTCCTATCTTCGTGCAGCATTTTGCCTATCCCCACAACACAAAATATGTCGGATTTGAGGTTTACCCCTCGGATCTCGGCGGGATCATCGACCCCCAGGGCATGGCAAACGTACGACCGGCTAAATCAACAACCTCGCCCTAA
- a CDS encoding PTS sugar transporter subunit IIA, translated as MIDDDILTIDEVAKYLRVSERTVYDWAQKGDIPAGKIGTVWRFKKSEIEKWVNDRLSTHTMTPLMEGIAAETFISPDRVLFLNFSTKREALIALANNLATAPQVKNPKELVQEILKREELMTTAMGRGIAIPHVRLASVTDMVISVGISRIDIVDFQPLDDEPVKLLFMIAAAHNQHAYYLQTIAFFSARLKNTGLRDALLGAENTQDAYALLVNRA; from the coding sequence ATGATTGACGATGATATACTTACCATAGATGAGGTGGCTAAGTACTTGCGGGTTTCCGAGCGGACCGTTTACGACTGGGCCCAGAAGGGGGATATCCCGGCGGGAAAGATAGGGACTGTCTGGCGTTTTAAGAAATCGGAGATCGAAAAATGGGTGAATGATCGGCTTTCCACCCATACCATGACCCCTCTTATGGAAGGCATAGCGGCGGAGACCTTCATTTCCCCGGACCGGGTTCTTTTTCTCAATTTTTCTACCAAGCGGGAAGCCCTTATTGCACTGGCGAATAATCTTGCCACGGCCCCCCAGGTCAAGAACCCCAAGGAACTGGTTCAGGAGATCCTCAAGCGGGAGGAGCTGATGACCACTGCCATGGGCCGGGGTATCGCCATTCCCCATGTGCGGCTCGCCTCGGTGACCGACATGGTAATTTCCGTGGGGATCAGCCGTATCGATATCGTTGACTTCCAGCCCTTGGACGATGAGCCGGTGAAGCTTCTCTTCATGATCGCCGCTGCCCATAACCAGCACGCCTACTATTTACAGACCATAGCCTTCTTCAGTGCCCGGCTGAAAAACACCGGCCTCCGGGATGCACTACTCGGTGCGGAAAATACCCAGGATGCCTACGCCCTTCTGGTGAACAGAGCCTGA
- a CDS encoding bacteriohemerythrin → MESEDLVKWEDRYSVGIQLMDDQHKELIRLTNELYKSCLASDEAARAYFTTTIKATVDYVKYHFAAEEKLLENIKYPDIGNHKKWHESFVKQVLEDAQNFEDGKKFVPNTFVRFLKDWILSHIAVEDQNYALYIQNLKKQGVLAETIGM, encoded by the coding sequence ATGGAAAGCGAAGACCTAGTTAAATGGGAAGACCGTTATTCGGTAGGGATTCAGCTCATGGATGATCAGCATAAAGAGCTTATCAGACTGACCAATGAGCTTTACAAGAGCTGCCTGGCAAGTGATGAGGCTGCCCGGGCATATTTTACGACCACCATAAAGGCCACGGTGGACTATGTAAAGTACCATTTTGCCGCAGAGGAAAAGCTCCTGGAAAATATCAAATACCCTGATATAGGGAACCATAAAAAATGGCATGAAAGTTTTGTCAAACAGGTCCTGGAGGATGCCCAAAATTTTGAGGACGGAAAAAAATTTGTCCCCAACACCTTTGTCCGGTTTCTCAAAGACTGGATACTTTCCCATATCGCCGTGGAGGACCAAAACTACGCTCTATATATACAGAACCTCAAGAAGCAGGGGGTTCTGGCTGAGACTATTGGGATGTAG
- the carA gene encoding glutamine-hydrolyzing carbamoyl-phosphate synthase small subunit: MKKQARLVLEDGSEFAGWSFGKGRSQAGEVVFTTGMTGYPQSLTDPSFRGQILVATYPLMGNYGVPVKPKTAEPFYDELGIPTHFESSMVQVSGFVVAEACEEPSHFASGASLSVWLEKNNVPGIYGIDTRSLTERLREHGVMQGKILVEGTRDVTMDSGIIAHPVAEVSPREIRRYRPAGIPQGEKLPRIALVDCGAKANILRCFLARKVELICLPWDTDLKDIEYDGLFLSNGPGDPKACNKTIATLRRAFDQSKPIFGICLGNQIMALAAGADTYKLPYGHRGQNQPCIDTETNRCYITSQNHGYAVRGETLPKGWEPWFINANDNTIEGIRSTGHPFSAVQFHPEGCPGPRDTEYLIDRFLEQVKERI; encoded by the coding sequence ATGAAAAAACAGGCGCGATTGGTCTTGGAGGACGGGTCGGAATTTGCGGGGTGGTCCTTCGGGAAAGGGCGTTCCCAGGCGGGGGAAGTGGTCTTTACCACCGGCATGACCGGCTACCCCCAGTCATTGACGGACCCCAGCTTCCGGGGGCAGATACTGGTGGCCACCTATCCCCTGATGGGAAACTACGGGGTCCCGGTGAAGCCCAAAACTGCCGAGCCTTTTTACGACGAACTGGGCATACCCACCCATTTTGAATCCTCCATGGTCCAAGTCTCGGGCTTTGTGGTGGCCGAGGCCTGCGAGGAACCCAGCCATTTTGCTTCCGGCGCCTCCCTTTCGGTCTGGCTGGAAAAAAACAATGTGCCGGGCATTTACGGCATCGACACCCGCTCCCTCACCGAGCGGCTCCGGGAACACGGAGTCATGCAGGGGAAGATCCTGGTGGAAGGGACCCGGGACGTGACCATGGACTCCGGGATCATTGCCCACCCGGTAGCGGAAGTTTCCCCCCGGGAAATCAGGCGATACCGCCCAGCAGGAATCCCCCAAGGGGAAAAACTCCCCCGGATCGCCCTGGTAGACTGCGGGGCCAAGGCGAATATACTCCGCTGTTTCCTTGCCCGAAAAGTAGAACTTATCTGCCTGCCCTGGGACACAGATCTAAAAGACATCGAATACGACGGCCTCTTCCTCTCCAACGGACCCGGGGACCCCAAGGCGTGCAATAAAACTATCGCCACCCTCCGCCGGGCCTTTGACCAGAGCAAGCCCATCTTCGGCATCTGCCTGGGCAACCAGATCATGGCCCTAGCCGCCGGGGCCGACACCTACAAACTCCCCTACGGCCACCGGGGCCAGAACCAGCCCTGCATCGACACAGAAACTAACCGCTGTTACATCACCAGCCAGAACCACGGCTATGCGGTCCGTGGAGAAACCCTCCCCAAGGGCTGGGAACCCTGGTTCATCAACGCCAATGACAATACCATTGAAGGGATACGATCCACGGGACACCCCTTCTCAGCAGTACAGTTCCACCCCGAAGGCTGCCCTGGGCCCCGGGACACGGAGTACCTCATCGACCGCTTCCTGGAACAGGTGAAGGAAAGAATATGA